A genomic stretch from Sulfuricella sp. includes:
- a CDS encoding ATP-binding protein gives MSMNKLPRTGSILDRRSIRYPFVRLILAAAFFGIGLALLTDAALTLDNQRRDMQRTLTAAANAAGTAASAAVAFRDAKAAHEVLRMFEAYPEIQAAALYLDEGPRLASYGIHKLLPPDAHAIVPSTADIVPLANTVTLHLPILVDDSLIGSVYLQARLDDFWHAYLGTIATTFFAGLSAGILALILALRFLNRIILPVRQLAEAANDARLQQDFIPRAIPAEDNEIGDLVGNFNALLVEIEAGRRSLQTHQDELERLVAQRTDELSRANRELVVAKEAAETATQAKSDFLANMSHEIRTPMNAIIGMTQLALRTGLDPKQRNYLEKADAAAHGLLEIINDILDFSKVEAGKMELEQADFSLEQVIQHVTTITATKAQEKALELRFDISRDVPGTLTGDALRLGQVLINLIHNAIKFTERGSITLAIHRISVDSGRVRLHFAVTDTGIGLSEEQQQHLFSPFTQADNSTTRKYGGTGLGLTISKRLVSMMEGEIGVASTPGIGSTFFFSATFGIPAGPHGTPEEPRLQSLALGGEQGLRGAYLLLVEDNEVNRELTLAILGNAGIRADVAVNGAEAVEMISRTGYDGVLMDCQMPVMDGYEATRRIRAGARHAGIPIIAMTANALLGDREKCIASGMNEQITKPVNVRQLFLVLARWVKPQSPRNDKKDVGAALSEAGVPRLAGVNTDEAMECINGNVALYRKILTLFREKQADAVAHIRAAYLSGDHEAAARLAHTLRGLAANIGAGDLVKKIREFEVALRNGQDELAVTWLKEVDLAQQALLGEIERAMPFEA, from the coding sequence ATGTCCATGAATAAGCTGCCGCGCACCGGTTCGATCCTCGATCGCCGGTCGATCCGCTATCCCTTTGTCCGGCTGATCCTCGCGGCTGCCTTTTTTGGTATCGGCCTGGCGCTCCTCACTGACGCCGCGCTCACGCTCGACAACCAGCGCAGGGATATGCAGCGCACCTTGACCGCCGCCGCCAATGCGGCCGGCACTGCCGCCAGCGCGGCGGTCGCCTTCCGCGATGCCAAGGCCGCGCACGAGGTTCTGAGGATGTTCGAGGCTTACCCGGAGATCCAGGCCGCCGCGCTCTACCTGGACGAGGGTCCCCGCCTGGCCAGCTACGGTATCCACAAGCTGCTTCCTCCGGATGCGCATGCCATCGTACCCTCCACAGCGGATATCGTGCCGCTGGCGAACACGGTCACGCTGCATTTGCCCATTCTGGTCGACGATTCTCTCATCGGCTCCGTCTACCTTCAGGCGCGTCTCGACGACTTTTGGCACGCCTACCTCGGCACAATTGCGACGACCTTCTTCGCCGGCCTCAGTGCCGGGATTCTGGCCCTGATCCTGGCCTTGCGCTTTCTCAACCGCATCATTTTGCCAGTCCGCCAACTGGCGGAAGCAGCGAACGATGCACGCTTGCAGCAGGATTTCATTCCGCGCGCGATTCCCGCCGAGGACAATGAGATCGGCGATCTGGTTGGCAACTTCAACGCCCTGCTGGTGGAGATCGAGGCTGGCAGGCGGTCTCTGCAGACCCACCAGGACGAACTGGAGCGTCTGGTGGCACAACGCACTGATGAGCTTTCCCGGGCAAACCGCGAACTGGTCGTTGCCAAGGAGGCCGCCGAGACTGCAACACAAGCCAAGAGCGACTTCCTCGCCAACATGAGCCACGAGATCCGCACGCCGATGAATGCAATCATCGGAATGACGCAACTGGCGTTACGCACCGGGCTCGATCCCAAACAGCGCAACTACCTCGAAAAAGCCGATGCCGCCGCCCATGGCCTGCTTGAAATCATCAACGACATCCTGGATTTCTCCAAGGTCGAAGCAGGCAAGATGGAGCTGGAACAAGCCGATTTCAGCCTCGAGCAGGTGATACAGCATGTGACCACCATCACCGCCACAAAAGCGCAGGAAAAAGCCCTCGAGCTGCGCTTCGATATCAGCCGTGACGTCCCGGGCACGCTGACCGGCGATGCCTTGCGCCTGGGGCAAGTCCTGATCAACCTGATTCACAACGCCATCAAGTTCACCGAGCGGGGCAGTATCACTCTTGCCATTCATCGCATCTCCGTCGATTCGGGGCGCGTGCGCCTGCATTTCGCTGTCACCGATACCGGGATAGGCTTGAGCGAAGAACAGCAGCAGCACCTTTTCAGCCCTTTTACCCAAGCCGATAACTCGACTACCCGGAAATACGGCGGCACCGGCCTGGGACTGACCATCAGCAAGCGCCTGGTCTCGATGATGGAGGGCGAAATCGGCGTGGCAAGCACGCCCGGCATCGGCAGCACGTTCTTCTTCAGCGCCACTTTCGGGATACCAGCCGGGCCGCATGGCACGCCGGAAGAACCCCGCTTGCAGAGCCTCGCCCTGGGTGGCGAACAAGGCCTGCGCGGCGCATATCTGCTGCTGGTCGAGGATAACGAGGTCAACCGGGAATTGACGCTGGCAATTCTCGGCAACGCGGGCATTCGCGCCGATGTCGCCGTGAATGGGGCAGAGGCGGTGGAAATGATCAGCCGCACCGGCTACGATGGCGTGCTGATGGATTGCCAGATGCCGGTCATGGACGGCTACGAAGCCACCCGGAGAATTCGTGCCGGTGCGCGCCATGCCGGCATACCCATTATCGCCATGACTGCAAACGCCCTGCTCGGCGACAGGGAAAAGTGCATCGCCAGCGGCATGAACGAGCAAATCACCAAGCCGGTCAATGTCAGACAGTTATTTCTGGTTCTGGCGCGCTGGGTGAAACCGCAATCGCCGCGAAACGACAAGAAGGATGTGGGTGCAGCGCTTTCTGAAGCCGGTGTGCCACGGCTTGCCGGCGTGAACACGGATGAGGCCATGGAATGCATCAACGGCAATGTTGCGCTTTACCGCAAGATACTGACCTTGTTCCGGGAAAAACAGGCTGATGCGGTTGCGCACATCCGCGCAGCATATCTTTCGGGCGATCACGAAGCCGCGGCACGTCTGGCACATACGCTCAGGGGCTTGGCCGCCAACATCGGCGCGGGGGATCTGGTCAAAAAAATCAGGGAATTCGAAGTGGCTCTACGCAACGGGCAGGATGAATTGGCCGTAACCTGGCTGAAAGAGGTGGACCTCGCCCAGCAGGCTTTGCTGGGCGAAATCGAACGTGCCATGCCATTTGAAGCATAA
- a CDS encoding YfiR family protein, with product MPRAFPADPHSMPRTWPVRMMLVLMSFFGRHRLAHALLLLAALACQPATAQNMPNEQSLRAAMVFNFLKFTEFPPEAIANTQQIRLCIAVGDPRQAAALAELSGRKVLSRELVVANLAGRGDGCHVLYVDSSQRWHAAIEQRALPRTLTISAYPGFARDGGMIEIALREDGTRFDINLAEGRRAGFRFSPQLLLLARHVHE from the coding sequence TTGCCGCGCGCCTTCCCCGCTGACCCGCATTCCATGCCGCGCACCTGGCCGGTCAGGATGATGCTTGTTCTGATGAGCTTCTTCGGCAGGCACCGCCTTGCCCATGCTCTCCTGCTTTTGGCTGCGCTGGCCTGCCAGCCGGCCACGGCACAGAACATGCCGAACGAGCAATCCTTGCGTGCGGCGATGGTTTTCAATTTCCTCAAGTTCACCGAGTTCCCGCCTGAAGCAATCGCCAACACCCAGCAGATACGCCTGTGTATCGCAGTCGGGGACCCACGGCAGGCAGCAGCCCTGGCCGAACTTTCCGGCCGCAAGGTATTGAGCCGCGAACTGGTTGTTGCCAACCTCGCCGGACGGGGCGATGGCTGCCATGTGCTTTATGTCGATTCGAGCCAGCGGTGGCATGCGGCAATCGAGCAACGCGCCCTTCCCCGCACACTCACGATCAGCGCCTATCCGGGCTTCGCGCGGGACGGCGGGATGATCGAAATTGCCCTGCGGGAAGACGGCACCCGGTTTGACATCAACCTGGCGGAAGGGCGGCGCGCCGGCTTCCGCTTCTCACCCCAGTTGTTGCTCCTGGCGCGCCATGTCCATGAATAA
- a CDS encoding TonB-dependent receptor, with translation MKILTPVMPFLGLFLALTAHADTGSGMDQLLSLSLEELTRTKIKISTNTEQALAKAPSVVSVITAEDIRATGATNLTEILQTVPGIYIRANLFGFRPQVTMRGAAPTHTLLMVNGSPVKDLVWSSSIFWKGLTTSMIERVEIIRGPGSALFGSDASAGVINVITKTAGKITQSEAGVRAGSFDTRAGWVQHGGEWNGFDIGFTAEQSHTDGHNPYIAVDGQTARDNAFGTRISYAPGHARYGWDGTDIRFSMARGNWRLLADHLRHSNVEIGLTGASVLDPLTRGSDSRSSIALFYNNDEFTQDWSLNTELRYFHLDYTSGDGFQEYPAGYTDATGTYPDGFINQMRSAERGFAVEGSGLYTGLKTHAIRLGGGYNSENLYFVEQFINLGTGPDGNPLPAGGPLVNVSDSPYAFAPEKTRRIHYLFLQDIWTLAQNVELTAGARYDHYSDFGGSLNPRLALVWQSTDRLTTKLLYGEAFRAPSYLELFALTAASRPNPDLAPEKTQTWDLSFSYLASKDLKLGLGFYQFEQSDLITTDPSKQYQYQNMGSNTSRGVELEAMWQATKTLRVSGNLTSRNDSNSPFNTVPKQTAYLRTDWAFLPHWNWNMQANWIGNRPLPAGDSRSPIDAYTLVDTTLRYSRRRDWEFAASMRNLFDVDAREYSSRSLPGNLPLPGRSFHAEIRYRF, from the coding sequence ATGAAGATACTTACCCCAGTGATGCCGTTTCTTGGGCTATTCCTTGCGTTAACCGCCCATGCCGATACCGGTTCAGGAATGGATCAATTGCTGTCATTAAGCCTGGAAGAGCTGACAAGGACCAAAATCAAGATATCCACCAATACGGAACAGGCGCTTGCCAAGGCGCCGTCCGTGGTCTCGGTCATCACGGCGGAAGACATCAGGGCCACCGGCGCGACCAATCTCACGGAGATCCTGCAAACCGTACCCGGCATTTACATCAGGGCCAACCTGTTCGGGTTCAGGCCACAGGTGACAATGCGCGGCGCCGCCCCCACTCACACCCTGCTGATGGTGAACGGCTCACCCGTAAAAGACCTGGTGTGGTCTTCCAGCATTTTCTGGAAAGGCCTGACGACGAGCATGATCGAACGGGTTGAAATCATCCGCGGCCCCGGCTCCGCCCTGTTCGGCTCGGACGCCTCGGCTGGCGTGATCAATGTCATCACCAAAACCGCGGGGAAAATCACGCAATCCGAAGCTGGCGTGCGTGCAGGCAGTTTCGACACGCGGGCGGGCTGGGTGCAGCACGGCGGGGAATGGAACGGTTTTGATATCGGCTTTACGGCTGAACAGTCGCACACCGATGGCCACAACCCGTATATTGCAGTGGATGGCCAGACAGCCAGGGACAATGCCTTTGGCACCCGGATATCTTACGCTCCAGGCCACGCCCGCTACGGCTGGGACGGCACGGATATCCGTTTCTCCATGGCCAGGGGCAACTGGCGCCTGCTTGCCGACCATTTGCGCCACAGCAATGTGGAGATCGGGCTGACGGGCGCCTCCGTACTGGATCCGCTGACCCGCGGAAGCGACAGCCGGTCCAGCATCGCGCTGTTTTACAACAATGATGAGTTCACCCAGGACTGGAGCCTGAATACTGAACTTCGTTATTTCCACCTCGACTACACTTCAGGCGACGGGTTTCAGGAGTACCCGGCGGGCTATACCGACGCTACAGGCACCTATCCAGACGGCTTTATCAATCAGATGAGATCTGCTGAACGCGGCTTTGCTGTTGAGGGCAGCGGCCTGTATACCGGCCTGAAGACGCATGCCATCCGCCTGGGCGGAGGATACAACTCGGAAAATCTGTATTTTGTCGAACAATTCATCAATCTGGGAACGGGGCCTGACGGAAACCCGCTTCCGGCTGGCGGGCCGCTGGTCAATGTCTCGGACTCCCCCTATGCCTTTGCGCCGGAAAAGACCCGCCGGATACATTACCTGTTTCTCCAGGACATATGGACCCTCGCACAGAACGTGGAACTGACTGCCGGGGCGCGTTATGACCATTACTCCGACTTCGGCGGCTCGCTGAATCCGCGCCTGGCCCTGGTCTGGCAGAGCACGGACAGGCTCACGACGAAGCTGTTGTACGGCGAGGCGTTCCGGGCGCCCTCCTATCTGGAGCTTTTCGCCCTGACCGCTGCCTCCAGACCCAATCCCGATCTCGCTCCGGAAAAAACCCAGACCTGGGACCTGTCATTTTCCTACCTGGCTTCGAAGGACTTGAAGCTGGGCCTGGGCTTTTACCAGTTCGAACAGTCCGATCTCATCACCACCGATCCGTCAAAACAATACCAGTACCAGAACATGGGCAGCAACACGTCTCGCGGTGTTGAACTGGAGGCCATGTGGCAAGCAACCAAGACCCTGAGGGTTTCCGGCAACCTGACCAGCCGCAATGACAGCAATTCTCCATTCAACACCGTACCCAAACAAACCGCCTACCTTCGCACGGACTGGGCGTTCCTGCCTCATTGGAACTGGAACATGCAGGCCAACTGGATCGGCAATCGCCCGCTTCCTGCCGGTGACTCACGTTCGCCAATAGACGCGTATACCCTGGTGGATACCACGCTTCGTTATTCCCGCCGCCGGGACTGGGAGTTTGCCGCATCCATGCGCAATCTGTTTGACGTGGATGCGCGGGAATATTCCAGCAGATCTCTCCCCGGCAATCTGCCGCTGCCCGGGCGAAGTTTCCATGCAGAAATACGCTACAGGTTTTAG
- a CDS encoding response regulator: protein MTNSHPPFSADQHLTPGLKLVRALVVDDVELNRDIFRIHLECAAQHIDEAADGFAALNLFKRYRYDAVLLDIEMPGLDGYDTMAGMRKWEQEQLLPGTLILAVTSSDFPGDRQRILDAGASAYLAKPLKQKDLMNALQLLQPAEPAPHPLANLFPKMFAYADAMLRELETSGEPEAISKKLHQLRGMMAVYGFEDFAERLRQIHAGMQQEGMPKKPVFEQLRKELHDLKRNH from the coding sequence ATGACAAATTCACACCCCCCTTTTTCCGCTGATCAGCACCTCACGCCCGGCCTGAAACTTGTACGGGCACTGGTGGTGGATGACGTTGAGCTCAACAGGGACATATTCAGGATACATTTGGAGTGTGCCGCGCAACATATCGACGAAGCCGCGGATGGATTTGCCGCATTGAATCTGTTCAAGCGGTATCGCTACGATGCCGTGCTGCTGGACATTGAAATGCCCGGGCTTGACGGCTATGACACCATGGCCGGGATGCGAAAATGGGAGCAGGAGCAGCTTCTACCCGGAACCCTGATTCTGGCCGTCACCTCCAGCGACTTTCCCGGGGACAGGCAACGCATTCTGGATGCCGGCGCCAGCGCTTATCTGGCAAAACCGCTGAAGCAAAAAGACCTGATGAATGCATTGCAACTGCTTCAGCCTGCTGAACCGGCTCCACACCCTCTGGCAAACCTGTTTCCAAAAATGTTTGCCTACGCTGACGCCATGCTGCGAGAACTGGAAACTTCCGGCGAACCCGAAGCCATTTCAAAAAAGCTGCATCAATTGCGCGGCATGATGGCTGTTTATGGTTTTGAGGATTTTGCCGAGCGTTTAAGGCAAATACACGCCGGGATGCAACAAGAAGGAATGCCGAAAAAACCTGTATTTGAGCAGTTGCGCAAAGAGCTGCATGATCTGAAAAGGAACCACTGA
- a CDS encoding NYN domain-containing protein has translation MASQSEITNMALFCDFENIALGVRDAKYAQFDIKKVLERLLLKGSIVVKKAYCDWDRYKEFKATMHEAAFELIEIPHVRQSGKNSADIRMVVDALDLCYTKAHVDTFVIISGDSDFSPLVSKLRENNKHVIGIGVKDSTSDLLSANCDEFIFYDDLVREQESKKKKKQSAAKTPAKSAAGEAKPTEAKREENKRQEALDFLVETVEGLISERGSDEKIWGSLVKTTMQRRRPGFTESFYGFRSFKDLVEGAQKQGLLVLMRDEKSGQYTIRLPETEA, from the coding sequence ATGGCGAGCCAGTCTGAAATCACCAACATGGCGTTATTCTGCGATTTCGAGAATATCGCGCTGGGTGTTCGCGACGCCAAGTACGCGCAGTTCGATATCAAGAAGGTGCTGGAACGCCTGCTGCTCAAGGGCAGCATCGTGGTCAAGAAAGCCTATTGCGACTGGGATCGCTACAAGGAATTCAAGGCCACCATGCATGAGGCGGCCTTCGAACTGATCGAAATCCCGCATGTGCGCCAGTCGGGCAAGAACTCGGCCGACATCCGCATGGTTGTTGACGCACTCGATCTTTGCTATACCAAGGCCCACGTGGACACCTTTGTCATCATCAGCGGCGATTCGGATTTCTCGCCGCTGGTGTCCAAGCTGCGTGAAAACAACAAGCATGTAATCGGCATCGGCGTGAAGGATTCGACCTCGGACCTGTTGAGTGCCAATTGCGACGAGTTTATTTTTTACGACGACCTGGTGCGCGAGCAGGAGAGCAAAAAGAAAAAGAAACAGAGCGCCGCCAAGACCCCAGCCAAATCAGCAGCCGGAGAGGCGAAGCCCACCGAAGCAAAACGGGAGGAAAACAAGCGCCAGGAAGCGCTGGATTTCCTGGTTGAAACAGTTGAAGGGCTGATCTCGGAACGCGGATCGGATGAAAAAATCTGGGGCTCGCTGGTCAAGACCACCATGCAACGGCGCAGGCCCGGCTTTACCGAGTCATTCTATGGCTTCCGCTCATTCAAGGATCTGGTTGAGGGCGCGCAGAAACAGGGACTTCTCGTGCTGATGCGTGACGAAAAATCCGGCCAGTACACCATTCGCCTTCCGGAGACCGAAGCATGA
- a CDS encoding PEP-CTERM sorting domain-containing protein has translation MKTKLLAAALGASLSLAAISANATHTVYFGEDLGVGEGTPLAFHPNADAARASFFSQLVGVGTESLETFADGTSGPLAISFPGFGTATLGGTGSVNTVLSGTNGVGRYPISGVNYWEGSGVFTIVFSAPVAAFGFYGIDIGDYGGQVTATLGGGSTETYNIPNTIYGSGGGVLYWGIIDTVNTFTSLTFGNTAGGTDYFGFDDFSVGGVEQVHVPEPASLALMAVGLAGLAALRRRKSYPVA, from the coding sequence ATGAAAACAAAACTTTTAGCCGCGGCACTCGGTGCAAGTCTGTCGTTGGCGGCGATTTCTGCAAACGCCACGCACACGGTGTATTTCGGGGAAGATCTTGGCGTGGGTGAAGGGACGCCCCTGGCATTTCATCCCAATGCTGACGCGGCTCGCGCCAGCTTTTTCAGCCAACTGGTTGGCGTTGGAACGGAATCGCTGGAAACGTTTGCGGATGGCACTTCCGGGCCTTTGGCCATTAGTTTCCCAGGCTTCGGTACCGCTACTCTTGGAGGAACTGGCTCTGTTAACACCGTGCTAAGCGGCACTAACGGTGTCGGTCGTTATCCCATCAGCGGCGTCAACTACTGGGAAGGCAGCGGGGTATTCACCATCGTGTTTAGCGCGCCAGTGGCGGCCTTCGGCTTCTATGGAATTGATATCGGGGATTATGGCGGCCAGGTGACGGCAACACTGGGCGGCGGCAGCACCGAGACATACAATATCCCCAACACGATTTATGGCTCAGGCGGCGGGGTGCTGTACTGGGGCATCATCGATACGGTGAACACCTTTACGAGCTTGACTTTCGGCAATACGGCAGGGGGAACGGACTACTTCGGATTTGACGATTTTAGCGTCGGCGGGGTCGAACAGGTGCATGTTCCGGAACCGGCAAGTCTCGCACTCATGGCGGTTGGCCTTGCTGGCCTGGCGGCTTTGCGGCGCAGGAAAAGTTATCCCGTAGCTTGA
- a CDS encoding cold-shock protein, whose protein sequence is MATGTVKWFNDAKGFGFVTPDGGGDDLFVHFSAIQGDGFKTLQENQRVSFDATTGPKGPQASNIRAAE, encoded by the coding sequence ATGGCAACAGGTACTGTCAAATGGTTCAACGATGCAAAAGGCTTTGGCTTTGTGACCCCCGATGGTGGTGGTGACGATCTTTTCGTGCATTTTTCCGCAATCCAGGGTGATGGCTTCAAAACCCTGCAGGAAAATCAGCGCGTGAGCTTCGATGCCACGACCGGCCCCAAAGGGCCACAAGCCTCAAATATTCGCGCTGCTGAATAA
- the infA gene encoding translation initiation factor IF-1 codes for MAKEELIEMNGVVDEVLPDSRFRVTLENGHKLVAYTAGKMRKNHIRIIAGDKITIELSPYDISNGRITFRHIEGRPAATPRRRAF; via the coding sequence TTGGCGAAAGAAGAACTAATTGAAATGAATGGCGTGGTAGACGAAGTTCTGCCCGATTCACGTTTTCGCGTTACGCTTGAAAATGGCCACAAGCTGGTTGCTTATACGGCTGGCAAGATGCGCAAGAACCATATTCGAATTATTGCAGGCGACAAGATCACCATTGAACTGTCGCCTTACGATATCAGCAATGGGCGGATCACTTTCCGTCACATCGAGGGGCGCCCCGCTGCGACTCCCCGGCGCCGTGCTTTCTGA
- a CDS encoding DUF4129 domain-containing protein has protein sequence MPGWQANIINGMADLSEQTGKIMAPVMKQLTDLWEALKKWLKEHRDAVISGLLWFALLALLIALWLLLREARAGTWLRTRFDYLRYGMLGFHAGGAHGARQLYAAMERVFALGDMPRGRSDTTREYLAHLCALLDDLRPELGDLTRLFEDARYGATPPDATQLENMRKLYRQIYQQAW, from the coding sequence ATGCCCGGCTGGCAGGCCAACATCATCAACGGAATGGCAGACCTTTCCGAGCAAACCGGCAAGATCATGGCCCCGGTAATGAAGCAACTGACCGATCTGTGGGAGGCCCTGAAAAAGTGGCTCAAGGAGCACCGGGACGCGGTGATATCCGGCTTGCTCTGGTTCGCCCTGCTCGCCCTGCTCATCGCCCTGTGGTTGCTGCTGCGCGAGGCCAGGGCCGGCACCTGGCTGCGCACCCGCTTCGATTATCTGCGCTATGGCATGCTGGGTTTCCACGCTGGTGGCGCACACGGCGCCCGGCAACTGTATGCCGCCATGGAGCGCGTTTTCGCCCTCGGCGACATGCCCCGTGGCCGCTCCGACACCACCCGAGAATACCTCGCCCATTTGTGCGCCCTGCTCGACGACCTGCGCCCGGAGCTCGGCGATTTGACCCGTCTGTTCGAGGATGCGCGCTACGGTGCCACCCCGCCCGATGCAACGCAACTGGAAAACATGCGCAAGCTGTATCGGCAAATTTATCAGCAGGCCTGGTAA
- a CDS encoding polysaccharide pyruvyl transferase family protein, which yields MESLAPTILFGAFDRHNVGDLLFPHITAALLPGKNLIFAGLAERDMRPYGGHQVRALAQLALEMGNHPINIFHAGGELLTCDAWQAAVMLQAPEQAQAIIARLDAHAAEKQKWAQGMLGIGVLAPYAVARRLFPGVASVIYNGVGGIDLASRDAPFRAEVEAKLKEADQVGVRDKVTLSGLAAAGIEARLMPDPAVMVAGLFGEEIRRHARAGETARILDSLPQGYIAVQFSAEFGDDATLSEIAAQLDQISHESGLGVVFFRAGAAPWHDELVCYQRCAARMRSSAVQIFTSLQLWDICALIAHSRAYCGSSLHGRIVAMAFALPRVNLRHPAETSPQTKQAAYASTWEMPGMPGTVAVPGIGQGLGAAMAADPAALKRTASTLATRYRMEFEAIRARLG from the coding sequence ATGGAATCCCTTGCCCCCACCATTCTGTTTGGCGCTTTCGACCGCCACAATGTTGGCGACCTGCTGTTTCCGCATATCACTGCGGCCCTGCTGCCTGGTAAAAACCTGATTTTCGCCGGCCTGGCGGAACGCGACATGCGCCCCTATGGCGGGCATCAGGTCAGGGCGCTGGCCCAGCTTGCCCTGGAGATGGGAAATCACCCGATAAATATTTTCCACGCTGGCGGCGAACTGCTCACCTGCGATGCCTGGCAGGCCGCAGTCATGCTGCAAGCGCCGGAGCAGGCGCAGGCCATCATCGCTCGCCTCGACGCCCATGCAGCGGAAAAGCAGAAATGGGCACAGGGCATGCTGGGAATCGGCGTCCTTGCGCCTTATGCCGTTGCAAGGCGGCTTTTTCCCGGCGTGGCCAGCGTGATTTACAACGGTGTCGGCGGAATCGATCTGGCCAGCCGTGATGCGCCTTTCCGTGCGGAAGTTGAGGCCAAGCTGAAAGAAGCTGACCAGGTCGGAGTGCGTGACAAGGTCACGCTTTCCGGTCTCGCTGCAGCAGGCATAGAGGCCCGCCTCATGCCCGACCCGGCGGTCATGGTGGCCGGGCTGTTCGGCGAGGAAATCCGCCGCCATGCCCGTGCAGGCGAGACTGCGCGGATTCTCGACTCACTGCCGCAAGGCTATATCGCGGTGCAGTTCAGCGCCGAATTCGGCGATGACGCCACTCTTTCGGAGATCGCCGCCCAGCTGGACCAGATCAGCCATGAAAGCGGGCTGGGCGTGGTGTTTTTCCGTGCCGGCGCAGCGCCCTGGCATGACGAGCTGGTCTGCTACCAGCGCTGCGCAGCCCGCATGCGCTCCAGCGCCGTACAAATATTCACCTCGCTCCAGTTGTGGGACATCTGCGCCCTCATCGCCCACAGCCGCGCCTATTGCGGCAGCAGCCTGCACGGCAGGATCGTCGCCATGGCATTCGCCCTGCCGCGCGTCAACCTGCGTCATCCGGCTGAAACCAGCCCGCAAACCAAGCAGGCAGCCTACGCCAGCACCTGGGAAATGCCGGGCATGCCCGGCACGGTTGCAGTGCCGGGCATTGGCCAGGGCCTCGGCGCGGCCATGGCGGCAGACCCGGCTGCGCTAAAGCGCACGGCCAGCACGCTGGCAACCCGCTACCGGATGGAATTCGAGGCCATCCGCGCCAGGCTGGGGTAG
- a CDS encoding adenylate kinase translates to MKLILLGAPGAGKGTVAKLLTQLDGSVQISTGDILRAAVAAGTELGKKAEAAMKAGDLVSDDLIMGIMSERLKQDDCKNGYLLDGFPRTIPQAEALTKMLADMGEKLDAVVNIDVPRDVILDRLTTRRTCTKCNAIYNVKSTPPKVEGVCDKCGGPVVQRDDETEQAIGNRLDVYNQKTAPLASFYEKAGMLMTVTATSSDTVIAAIKSKLGIK, encoded by the coding sequence ATGAAATTGATTCTTCTTGGCGCCCCGGGCGCAGGCAAAGGTACTGTGGCCAAGCTGCTCACCCAGCTGGACGGTTCTGTGCAGATTTCCACTGGTGATATCCTCCGCGCAGCCGTGGCTGCCGGCACCGAACTCGGCAAGAAAGCCGAAGCTGCGATGAAAGCAGGCGACCTGGTTTCCGACGACCTCATCATGGGCATCATGAGCGAGCGCCTGAAACAGGACGATTGCAAGAATGGTTATCTGCTCGACGGTTTTCCACGCACCATTCCCCAGGCTGAAGCGTTGACGAAGATGCTGGCCGATATGGGCGAGAAGCTCGACGCCGTGGTGAACATCGACGTGCCGCGCGACGTGATCCTGGACCGCCTGACGACCCGTCGCACCTGCACCAAGTGCAATGCGATCTACAACGTCAAATCCACCCCGCCCAAAGTCGAAGGCGTGTGCGACAAGTGCGGCGGCCCCGTGGTACAGCGCGACGACGAAACCGAACAAGCTATCGGTAACCGTCTCGATGTGTACAACCAGAAGACTGCTCCGCTGGCCAGCTTCTACGAGAAGGCAGGCATGCTCATGACCGTGACTGCGACTTCCAGCGATACCGTGATCGCCGCTATCAAGAGCAAGCTCGGTATCAAGTAA